A genome region from Columba livia isolate bColLiv1 breed racing homer chromosome 2, bColLiv1.pat.W.v2, whole genome shotgun sequence includes the following:
- the LOC102086938 gene encoding casein kinase II subunit alpha isoform X2, whose amino-acid sequence MYEILKALDYCHSMGVMHRDVKPHNVMIDHEHRKLRLIDWGLAEFYHPGQEYNVRVASRYFKGPELLVDYQMYDYSLDMWSLGCMLASMIFRKEPFFHGHDNYDQLVRIAKVLGTEDLYDYIDKYNIELDPRFNDILGRHSRKRWERFVHSENQHLVSTEALDFLDKLLRYDHQTRLTARDAMEHPYFYPIAKDPARLGTAAALSAANTPVSSSSMLAGITSMAASQPLGSLAASPVISSPNALGSPVPAAAQP is encoded by the exons ATGTACGAGATCCTCAAG GCCCTGGATTACTGCCACAGCATGGGCGTCATGCACCGAGACGTCAAACCCCACAACGTCATGATCGACCACGAGCACAGGAAG CTGCGGCTGATCGACTGGGGCCTGGCCGAGTTCTACCACCCCGGCCAGGAGTACAACGTGCGCGTGGCCTCGCGCTACTTCAAGGGACCGGAGCTCCTGGTGGATTATCAG ATGTACGACTACAGCCTGGACATGTGGAGCTTGGGCTGCATGTTGGCCAGCATGATCTTCCGGAAAGAGCCCTTCTTCCATGGGCATGACAACTACGACCAG CTGGTGCGCATCGCCAAAGTGCTGGGCACCGAGGACCTGTACGACTACATCGACAAGTACAACATCGAGCTGGACCCCCGCTTCAACGACATCCTCGGCAG ACACTCGCGGAAGCGGTGGGAGCGCTTCGTGCACAGCGAGAACCAGCACCTGGTCAGCACCGAGGCGCTGGATTTCCTGGACAAGCTGCTGCGCTACGACCACCAGACGCGTCTCACGGCCCGGGACGCCATGGAGCACCCCTACTTCT ACCCCATCGCCAAGGATCCGGCGCGGCTGGGCACCGCGGCCGCGCTCTCGGCCGCCAACACCCCCGTCAGCTCCTCCAGCATGTTGGCAG GGATCACGTCCATGGCCGCGTCGCAGCCGCTGGGCAGCCTGGCCGCCTCGCCCGTCATCTCCTCGCCCAACGCGCTGGGCTCGCCGGTCCCCGCCGCGGCGCAGCCGTGA